In Anaerolineae bacterium, the sequence AACCTGAGACTGATGCCCGTTACTGGAATCCCGTTACCTTTCATAAGCTCAGGAGGAAGCGCCCTGCTCACCTTTCTCGCTGGAGAAGGATTGGCTCAGAGCATATCAATGCGGAGGAAAAAGCTGGACTTTGTCCCCTAAAAAACTCCTGAGGAGAAAGGCCCTATGAAATGTCCGGTATGCGGGGAAGAAGTGGGAAGAAAAACCCTCTGCCCTAACTGTGGTAATCCTCTTCCCCAGCCTAAAAGGCGCTATTGCCCATCCTGTGGGGCAAAAGTTTCCCAACACGCCAGAGATTGCTTCATGTGTGGGGCTCCCCTTGACGGCCGCTATTTTTCAATCCCATGGCCAGATCTGGCCGTGGTCATCCTGGTGGTTGCTTTGGTGGGGGCATGGTTTCTGTCCCCGGGGCGCCTGCCTTTACGTTCGGCCAGAATTGTTCAATCTCCATCGCCCTCCCCCACTCCTGCTTTAACCGTTACTCCAACTTACACCCCTTATCCAACACCTTTCATCCAGCCCCACCCTACTCCAACACCAACCCCAGCTTACATAATCCACATCGTTCAGCCCGATGAGGGTCTGCTGGCCATAGCTGCGCGCTACGGCACAACCGTAGAAGCCATCGTTAAAGCCAACAATCTCCAGAGCCCAGATCTCATATGGGAGGGAGAAAAACTGCTTATACCCGTAACTCCAACCCCTTCCGTTCCCGAAGTTTCAACCCGGCCGTTGACTTACACTGTTCAGAGGGGGCAGAGTTTAATAGACATTGCTGTGATGTTCAGAGTTCCCGTTAAAGCCTTGATGGAAGCCAACCGGATTCCTGAGCCCCGCGTCCTCAGAGAAGGGGAAGTGCTCATAATCCCCACCCTGACCCCTTCTCCAGCCCCCGTCCTTCCGATGATAGGGGGGCCGGAAAAAGTTTCAGAATACCCTGCCCCCATACCCCTAACTCCAGCCGAGGGAGCAATTTACAAGGGGCCAGAAGCTAAAATTGTTCTGAGCTGGACAAGTCTCTGGACCCTTGAGGAGGACGAATGGTTTGTAGTAAGGTTGAAATATCAGGACAGGAACAGCCGTGATTGGAGCGAGGAAGAGCTCTACTGGACCCAGACTACAAGTTTTCTCTTACCTTCCCATCTGGCCCCGCCAGCTGAGGCCTCCCCCAGGCTTTTCCGCTGGGATGTGATCATCGT encodes:
- a CDS encoding LysM peptidoglycan-binding domain-containing protein, which translates into the protein MKCPVCGEEVGRKTLCPNCGNPLPQPKRRYCPSCGAKVSQHARDCFMCGAPLDGRYFSIPWPDLAVVILVVALVGAWFLSPGRLPLRSARIVQSPSPSPTPALTVTPTYTPYPTPFIQPHPTPTPTPAYIIHIVQPDEGLLAIAARYGTTVEAIVKANNLQSPDLIWEGEKLLIPVTPTPSVPEVSTRPLTYTVQRGQSLIDIAVMFRVPVKALMEANRIPEPRVLREGEVLIIPTLTPSPAPVLPMIGGPEKVSEYPAPIPLTPAEGAIYKGPEAKIVLSWTSLWTLEEDEWFVVRLKYQDRNSRDWSEEELYWTQTTSFLLPSHLAPPAEASPRLFRWDVIIVKKHITLDGQVEMVELSPASQPREFYWH